The genomic DNA AGAAGTATAGCAACTGCTAGCACTTAGATATCTTTATCATAGCACATGATATCAGGAAAAATCGACCAAAAATTACAACGTTTAAAAGAAATCCCAGGAGGAAATCCTCTCCATCCACACCCCCTTCTTATCATAAAAAAAGAACACCCTTTTACCGCAGCCAGGGCCGTAAAGGGTGTTTTCACATCAGATATTTTCGTCACAATAAGCAACCAATGCCTGCTCTTCTTCTTCCTCAAGGGCAAAATCCAAGTAGGTTTCGGAACCCCGTTCGATGATAGAATACTGAGCGAGTTTGGAGGATGCTTCCTCCCTGACGTAAATGCCTTTTATATACATTCCGGATGGTGTATATAATTCATCATCTTCCGGAACTTCGATTTCAATCATGACTTCATACCGCTGTCCCGGAAGGATTCCGGTCGGGTCTTTCAACTCTTCTGCGTTCATTTGAATAATCTCCATGCATAACTTCCTTTCATACCTTTTCCTAAACCCCTATTATACACGTAATCCCTCCCTTTCACACCATTCTCTTCTCAACCCCATGTTTTCTCGGTTATAATGGTGCTTTAAGGAGTGATCTCATGGAACGAAATGAAATGGAAAAGAAAATCATTGAAAACTATCAAAAAGATGAAAATATGATGATGATGGTATTTGCCCAATGGTGCGTGAATCAGGATCTTGATCCCGTTGCCGTTTACCTCAAAGCGTATCCGGAGCAGAGAGATAATCCTGTCCTGAAACAAATGATGGAGCTGACGGTCCCGAAAGAGGAATCCTCAGATATTCCCTACAGTACCCTTCTGGGCGTCCTCCAGTTGTTCGGAAACGAAGATTTGGCCATCGCCATTCAGGACATGCAAAAGAACTGAAGGAAAATCGCCAACTAAATCCGTTATACACATCCATCGTTAACATTCTTAATCTAGAAGCCTGGATTCTCTTCCAAGCTTCTTTTTTACATAAAATCAAAATAATAGCGGATGATGTGAAAGAAAATGGGTGCTGTATAAGCCAGACTGTCCACCCGGTTCAAGTAGCTTTCCTTCAGGGAAGTGAACTTCGGCCGGTCTCCGATCAGAAGATCGCGTTTCAATACAGATACCGTAAGACTTCCGATAAAGGCACCTGTCGCAATGATGACGCCTGACAAGAGGCCGAATGTTTCATTCAGTGGCGTCAGATATGGGTAGAGGCTAAAGGATAAGCCCGTTGTAACCAGTAAAGCCACCATATATCCTTCCCATGTGATGGCAGGATTCGCTGTAGGAACCACCTTTAAGCGGCCGGCATAGATGGAAACGAGATGTTGAACGATGTCACTCACCTGCGTAAGGATGACAAGGTAAAGGACAAGATTGGCTCCGTATTCGGGACTCGCAACTTGGAAATAGGCCAGATGGCTAAGGCCGAACACCATAAGCATCAGGCCCCATTGAGTAGAACTGACCGACCTTAAGAACCCTACGGTGCCTTTCCCCAGGATCCTCGGTAGCGGCAGAAGTAAAAAAACGTACACAGGGATAAAGACGATGAACATTCCATACCAGCCAAGGTAGATCCAATAAAATTGGAGCGGGATCGATATGTATGCCCACAAGAAAATACGCCGGTCGGCCTTCCTTGTCTTCATCATGGAAAAATACTCTTTCAGAGAGAAGAAGCAAAGGAGCATTAATGAGAGCATGGATACAAGAGGGTTGAAAAGGGTGGCAACCGTAAAAACGACAAACATCCCCCACCATGTTTTGATCCGCAGGGAAACACGGGAGAAATCCTTGTCCCCTTGGAACTTCCTTACTGAAAGGAATGCCAGATGACCGGCTGAAAGCGTCAGGAAAATGATGAATAACGTCCAATAAGCGCTAGTGGTCAAAGATGTCCCCCCTATTGTTAAAATCCTTTAAAAGGATGGGTCATTGGTCATATTAACCCCTCAGGTTATTGTATAATGAAGAAGGTGGAACATCTACATTTTTTTAGGAGGTGCGCGGTTGGAAGACCACTTTATTTATATTTTATTGACGGATACGGGCACCCTGTTCACTAAATCGATTAAGAGCTATACGAAAGCCCCCTACAATCACGCGTCCATTTCATTTGATCGGGAACTCACGGACATGTACAGCTTCGGGAGGAAGCATCCATCCAATCCTTTGTCTGGTGGATTTGTAAAGGAAGATGTCCACAGTGGTACATACAGCAAATATCCGAAGACGACCTGTGTGATATACAGGCTGAAGGTGTCTCAGAGGGATACGCAAAAAATGCTCCGGGTTCTGAATGTATTCAAACGCAGCAGCAATAAGTATCTCTATAATCTTTTCGGGATCGTCGGCGTGACGATGAATGAGCCGGTGGAATTCAGCAACTCCTACTTTTGCTCCCAATTCGTCGCGGAAGTATTAAGCCGGTCGGGCGTCAAGCTCTGGGATAAGCTACCCGCCCTGGTTACCCCCGAGGATTTCAGAAGATCCCCATCGTTTGAGCTGATTTACGAAGGGACACTGTCAGATTATGAACCCGTTAAAAAGCAAAGGAACCTCCCGGAATGAACAAATCCGGGAGGTTCCTTTTGGTTATCATTCGATTGTAAAGCGAAGGAAGAAAATAAATTGATAAACCATCTCATACGCTTCCAGAAGGGTAGCTTCTTCACTGAACCCCCTCATATCATTCAATGTCAGATTGAGGTCCCACAGACCATCCTCCCCGTTGAATAAAAGTTCGTAGGAGTCCTCTCCATTCGTCAGGGTCTCAGCCAGGATCTGCTTGATTTCAGGACCAAATTTCTTTTGGAGTTTCAGTCCAAGGAGAGCGCCGTAGGTTTGGAAGACGTCATTCATCTCAAGGGAGACTCCGTCAACTCCCACACGGTCAAAGCACTCCGCTTCCAGATAGACGAAGTGTTCCGGGTTTTCCTTCAGGTACCGGACAGGTTCGTCCAGTATCGCATGACCATCAGCAATCAATTCTTCCGTTTCCTTATCGCATCGCTCCACAACCGCTTGTGAAAGGGCGGTCTTAAAATCGATGATGGTGAGTCCTTCCGGGGACTTCAAGTCATTTTGAAGGAGATACTCCATTTCTTCAGGCAGGGCTTCAATGGTCCCCTCGACTCTGTCTGCCCACTCAGTCATTTTCTTTTTCATATGTAGTTCCTCCTTATTCGGATAGTTCTTTGAATTCAGCGTATACGGGACAATGATCGCTGCCGAGCACCGCTGGTTCCATCCCGGCTGAAGCAAGTGAAGTCGCCAGGGAACGCGAAGCAATGACATAGTCGATGCGCCATCCGATATTCCGCTCTCTCACCTTGTTCATGTAAGACCACCAGGTGTACGCATCATCACGATCCGGATGAAGATATCTGAACGTGTCGATGAATCCGGCATCCAAGAGCTGCGTCATTTTCTCCCTTTCCTCATCCGTAAACCCAGAATTCCCACGGTTTGAACGGTCATTCTTCAAATCGATGGGTTGATGGGCGACATTCAAATCCCCACATAGGACGACAGGTTTATGCTCGTCCAACTTCTTTATATATCCCCTTACCTTATCTTCCCAACGAAGGCGGTCGACTATTCGGGATAAATCCCGCTTTGAATTCGGGGTGTACATGGTCACAAGATAGAAGGATTCGAATTCACATGTAATCAATCGCCCTTCTTCTTCAACCTCTCCCTCAACAAATCCGTAACTCACATGGAGTGGTTCCGTTTTTGTGAAGACGGCTGTCCCAGAGTATCCTTTTCTTTGGGCATAGTTCCAATACTGATGATATCCTGGCAGATCCAATTCGATTTGACCCGCCTGGAGCTTTGATTCCTGAATGCAGAAGATATCCGCATCACTATGTTTGAAGAAATCAAGAAAGCCCTTTTTGACACAGGCCCTGATTCCGTTCACATTCCAAGAAATTAGTTTGACCATCTCTCATTTGCACCTCTGATTTCATGTTTCCGATCGTTGATCTCTGGTCGGAATCCCTGCTATTATTCTACCATATTTCATTCAGACGAACGAAATTATACTAAGATAATATATGATATTGCCATTATTATATTTGAATAACATTAGCTCGCGTTGATTATTTTCCTACAAAAATAAGGCGCGGGGATCATGCCCGCACCTTCATTCCTCATCATTGGATTTCTGATTCTATCCGGTTGTAGAGATTTTCCGATATCCGCTCCACCTTATCGAAATCCATCAGACTGACATAGATCCCTTTCATCTTGTCATGAAAATCCTTTGCTTCACTCAGCGTCTGGATCGCTTCCTTCATTTTATCTTTGTAGCCCTTCGTCGCCTCTTCAATCTCACGACTGAATGTTTCATCGGTTCCTTCCGTGATACATCGATCATACATATCAACGATGTGATCCCCTTTCCGTGAAGGGAAATACTCGTGGGGAGCCGTACTGTCAAAAATGGCGATGCCCTGTTCCCTTAGGATGACCATATCCAGGCTATTGGGATCAAAACCGCAGTGGTAAACCTCCACACTGAACCCTTTATCCCTCCCGCTTGCTGCAATTTTTTTCAGCATCGTTGACTTACCGGATCCTGCCCTTCCCTTGATGAAAAACCTGTCCGTAAGACCATCGGTGAGGTTTTGGATGTAGTCGACTGCGCCGATCGGGGTTGCCGCACCAAGGAATCGACGCGTGATTCTCCCTTCTGTTCCCTGTTCCTCTCCTGCAAAGAAGCTGGCAATCAATTCCTCCGTCAGGGTATTGGCTTCTTCAAAATCCATATTGGAAATGTACACTTTTTCGATGTCATCATGTTCTCTCAAGGACGCTGCAAACGTATCATAGGCTTCCTGTCGTTTACCGATGAACTGATTGTGAAAAGATAACACGGCTTCCGTATGATCTGCTAGCCTCTCCATATCCAATGCCTTTGTAAGATCAATTCTTTCCACGACCGCCTGGGCTACATTGAACATTTCACTGCCATCGATTACACCAATCCCCTTCTCCGGAAGCAGGATGGCATCCAAGGCATCAGGTTGCAAAGCACTATGAATGTAATCCAAGTCATATCCCGATTTCTCAAACCGTTTACCGAGCTCCTTCAAAAGGGTCGATTTCCCTGCCCCTGGCCCACCGTCGAGTATATACACTTTTTCCAATTCTTCAAAAGCGGAATCCGATAAACTGATCAATCCTTTTGCAGTATTCCCGCATGCAAAATAATGTTTAATCGTCATGGAATCATCCTCTCTTCACTCTTCCCTTAAGCAGGGAGGCGGTTCGCCCATAGTAAACCATATGTCTTACAGCCTGCCCCCGTGAATCTGACAAAAAAAAGACGCCCTCTGACCCGGGCGCCTTCCCTATTCCCTTTTATCCATGTTCTTACCGTAAAAAATTTCATCCATCTCTTTTTTCAGCTTGCTTGTGATTTCCTTCGCCTCTCCTTCATCGAGGCGGTCTTCCGTATACCCGAACAGATAGTTGTTCAGATCGAATTCCTTCAGTTTGCACTTTGTATGGAAGATGTTCTGCGGATATACATTTACATCAATCATGTCGTATTCCTCTTTGATTGCTTCAGGTATATAATTCTGGATGGATTGAATATCATGATCTATAAATAGCTTGCGGCCATTGATATCCCGGGTGAACCCCCGTACTCGATAATCCATCGTCATGATGTCTGTATCAAAGGAATGGATGAGATAATTCAATGCCTTCAGTGGAGATATTTCACCGCAGGTGGATACATCGATATCCGCCCGAAATGTACTGATCCCTTCATGGGGGTGGTATTCCGGGTATGTGTGGACGGTAATATGGCTCTTATCCAGGTGCATGGCGGCGCTTGCCGGAAGTGGGCCTGGAGATTCATCGAAGTGTTCAGTGGGGACTTCAACGATCGGACCTTCCGATACCAAGATGGTGACACTTGCTCCCTGGGGGACATAATCCTGCTTGGACACATTCAAAACGTGAGCCCCGATGATGTCAGACACATGTGTCAATATGCCCGTTAGACGTTCCGCATTGTATTGTTCATCAATATATTCGATGTACGCCTCCCGCTCTTCTCGCGTTTTCGTATAGCATACATCGTACATATTGAAGCTTAAGGACTTTGTCAGATTATTGAATTCATGGAGCTGAATGCGCTCTTGATGAGATAAATTCATGAAACACTTCCCCCTCATTACACGTATGTGTGTATGTTACCCGAACACCCCCAAGGTAAAACAAACTGGTAATAGCTTTTTCTTTTTACTTTGAGCTTGGATTGGTTAGAATGGAAGTAGGAATGGAGTTGTATATCGTGAAAAAACTACTACTGCTTATCGTACTTATAGCAGCTGCATATATTACCAAGCCACTATGGATCGAACAGGTTGAGGCATCGAGTCTCGGCTCCATCATGGACAAATTCCAGAAATTCAAGGAACGGGATGACGTACAGGGTGCGATAGACGGCCTAGATCAAGGCATGCAATCCCTGCTTACAAAGCTGGATGATTTAAAAGAGAGCAAAGATAGAGAGCCAAAAGAGCCACAAGCAGAAAAGCCGGCACTAACCACCCCAAGCAGTGACACCTTCTCTGTTCACAATATCGAACTTGGCGCTGACAAGAAAGAAGTAGAGAAGCAAGCAGGTGATGCCCAGAGGCATTCCATGAATGAGTATGGCGTAGAATGGTTCGCCTACCATGACCACTACCAAAACTTCTTCATGGCCTCTTATGACGACAATGGCAAGGTGAACGGCCTGTACACGAATCAAGATCTCATCGCTTCAACGACAGGCATTAAAATCGGGGCCTCCAAAGAGGATGTACGTAATGAAATGGGCAAACCCCTCGAACATATCCGTAAGGGGATGACGCTTTTTCAACTTCAGACCGACGGGGAGCATGATGTTTTTGAAGTCGATGACTCCTATGTGACGATCTTTTATGATAAGCATGAGAATAATACTGTCACAGCCATCCAGGTGATCGATTCTGGGTTGGAGAACGAGAAGAAGGATTACTACACTAAAGCCTCTGCATCCATGAAAGAAGGATTTGAGTATCAACTCTTCGACCTCACGAATGCCATCCGGGTCAGGATGGGTGAATCTGTCCTGACATGGGATGACCACGTCAGGGAAACGGCAAGGAAACATAGCGATGATATGGCAGAAAATAACTACTTCAGTCACACAAACCTCGACGGGGAATCGCCTTTCGACCGAATGGCCGATGATCAGGTAGCCTTCAGGACGGCGGGAGAAAACCTTGCCTATGGGCAGCTCAGCTCGATTTTTGCCCACGAAGGCCTCATGAACTCGATGGGTCACCGTGAAAATATCCTTCAGTCCCATTATGAGTACCTCGGCGTAGGGGTTTCATTCAATGAAAAGGCCCAACCCTATTACACCGAGAACTTCTTTAGTGAATAATCCTCATCCGTTCAAGCAGAGAGCAAGGAGGTTGGGACAAAACTAAAAAGGGATTATTTCACGACGAACAATATCAGT from Rossellomorea marisflavi includes the following:
- a CDS encoding CAP domain-containing protein, with translation MKKLLLLIVLIAAAYITKPLWIEQVEASSLGSIMDKFQKFKERDDVQGAIDGLDQGMQSLLTKLDDLKESKDREPKEPQAEKPALTTPSSDTFSVHNIELGADKKEVEKQAGDAQRHSMNEYGVEWFAYHDHYQNFFMASYDDNGKVNGLYTNQDLIASTTGIKIGASKEDVRNEMGKPLEHIRKGMTLFQLQTDGEHDVFEVDDSYVTIFYDKHENNTVTAIQVIDSGLENEKKDYYTKASASMKEGFEYQLFDLTNAIRVRMGESVLTWDDHVRETARKHSDDMAENNYFSHTNLDGESPFDRMADDQVAFRTAGENLAYGQLSSIFAHEGLMNSMGHRENILQSHYEYLGVGVSFNEKAQPYYTENFFSE
- a CDS encoding branched-chain amino acid aminotransferase; this encodes MKKKMTEWADRVEGTIEALPEEMEYLLQNDLKSPEGLTIIDFKTALSQAVVERCDKETEELIADGHAILDEPVRYLKENPEHFVYLEAECFDRVGVDGVSLEMNDVFQTYGALLGLKLQKKFGPEIKQILAETLTNGEDSYELLFNGEDGLWDLNLTLNDMRGFSEEATLLEAYEMVYQFIFFLRFTIE
- a CDS encoding DUF6509 family protein, with the protein product MEIIQMNAEELKDPTGILPGQRYEVMIEIEVPEDDELYTPSGMYIKGIYVREEASSKLAQYSIIERGSETYLDFALEEEEEQALVAYCDENI
- a CDS encoding PRK06851 family protein; its protein translation is MTIKHYFACGNTAKGLISLSDSAFEELEKVYILDGGPGAGKSTLLKELGKRFEKSGYDLDYIHSALQPDALDAILLPEKGIGVIDGSEMFNVAQAVVERIDLTKALDMERLADHTEAVLSFHNQFIGKRQEAYDTFAASLREHDDIEKVYISNMDFEEANTLTEELIASFFAGEEQGTEGRITRRFLGAATPIGAVDYIQNLTDGLTDRFFIKGRAGSGKSTMLKKIAASGRDKGFSVEVYHCGFDPNSLDMVILREQGIAIFDSTAPHEYFPSRKGDHIVDMYDRCITEGTDETFSREIEEATKGYKDKMKEAIQTLSEAKDFHDKMKGIYVSLMDFDKVERISENLYNRIESEIQ
- the speD gene encoding adenosylmethionine decarboxylase translates to MNLSHQERIQLHEFNNLTKSLSFNMYDVCYTKTREEREAYIEYIDEQYNAERLTGILTHVSDIIGAHVLNVSKQDYVPQGASVTILVSEGPIVEVPTEHFDESPGPLPASAAMHLDKSHITVHTYPEYHPHEGISTFRADIDVSTCGEISPLKALNYLIHSFDTDIMTMDYRVRGFTRDINGRKLFIDHDIQSIQNYIPEAIKEEYDMIDVNVYPQNIFHTKCKLKEFDLNNYLFGYTEDRLDEGEAKEITSKLKKEMDEIFYGKNMDKRE
- a CDS encoding exodeoxyribonuclease III — encoded protein: MVKLISWNVNGIRACVKKGFLDFFKHSDADIFCIQESKLQAGQIELDLPGYHQYWNYAQRKGYSGTAVFTKTEPLHVSYGFVEGEVEEEGRLITCEFESFYLVTMYTPNSKRDLSRIVDRLRWEDKVRGYIKKLDEHKPVVLCGDLNVAHQPIDLKNDRSNRGNSGFTDEEREKMTQLLDAGFIDTFRYLHPDRDDAYTWWSYMNKVRERNIGWRIDYVIASRSLATSLASAGMEPAVLGSDHCPVYAEFKELSE
- a CDS encoding phosphatidate cytidylyltransferase, which codes for MTTSAYWTLFIIFLTLSAGHLAFLSVRKFQGDKDFSRVSLRIKTWWGMFVVFTVATLFNPLVSMLSLMLLCFFSLKEYFSMMKTRKADRRIFLWAYISIPLQFYWIYLGWYGMFIVFIPVYVFLLLPLPRILGKGTVGFLRSVSSTQWGLMLMVFGLSHLAYFQVASPEYGANLVLYLVILTQVSDIVQHLVSIYAGRLKVVPTANPAITWEGYMVALLVTTGLSFSLYPYLTPLNETFGLLSGVIIATGAFIGSLTVSVLKRDLLIGDRPKFTSLKESYLNRVDSLAYTAPIFFHIIRYYFDFM